A stretch of the Drosophila sulfurigaster albostrigata strain 15112-1811.04 chromosome 2L, ASM2355843v2, whole genome shotgun sequence genome encodes the following:
- the LOC133850180 gene encoding myosin heavy chain, muscle isoform X27 — protein sequence MPKPAASQEDEDPTPYLFVSLEQRRIDQSKPYDSKKNCWVPDEKEGYLLGDIKATKGDIVSVGLPGGETKDFKKDQLQQVNPPKYEKAEDMSNLTYLNDASVLHNLRQRYYNKLIYTYSGLFCVAINPYKRYPVYTNRCAKMYRGKRRNEVPPHIFAISDGAYVDMLTNHVNQSMLITGESGAGKTENTKKVIAYFATVGASTKKDESQKNKGSLEDQVVQTNPVLEAFGNAKTVRNDNSSRFGKFIRIHFGPTGKLAGADIETYLLEKARVISQQSLERSYHIFYQIMSGAVAGVKDYCLLSNNIYDYRIVSQGKTTIPSVNDAEEWVAVDQAFDILGFTKQEKEDVYRITAAVMHMGGMKFKQRGREEQAEQDGEEEGGRVSKLFGCDTAELYKNLLKPRIKVGNEFVTQGRNVQQVTNSIGALCKGVFDRLFKWLVKKCNETLDTKQKRQHFIGVLDIAGFEIFDYNGFEQLCINFTNEKLQQFFNHHMFVLEQEEYQREGIEWTFIDFGMDLQLCIDLIEKPMGILSILEEESMFPKATDQTFSEKLTNTHLGKSAPFQKPKPPKPGQQAAHFAIGHYAGVVAYNITGWLEKNKDPLNDTVVDQFKKSQNKLLIEIFADHPGQSGGGEQAKGGRGKKGGGFATVSSAYKEQLNSLMTTLRSTQPHFVRCIIPNEMKQPGVVDAHLVMHQLTCNGVLEGIRICRKGFPNRMIYPDFKMRYMILAPAVMAAEKLPKNAATKCLEAVGLDADLYRIGNTKVFFRAGVLGQMEEFRDERLGKIMSWMQAWARGYLARKGFKKLQEQRVALKVVQRNLRKYLQLRTWPWYKLWQKIKPLLNVSRIEDEIARLEEKAKKAEELHAAEVKVRKELEALNAKLLAEKTALLDSLSGEKGQLQDFQERNAKLQAQKNDLENQLRDIQERLTQEEDARNQLFQQKKKADQEISGLKKDIEDLELNIQKAEQDKATKDHQIRNLNDEIAHQDELINKLNKEKKMQGESNQKTGEELQAAEDKINHLNKVKAKLEQTLDELEDSLEREKKVRGDVEKSKRKVEGDLKLTQEAVADLERNKKELEQTIQRKDKELSSITAKLEDEQVVVGKHQRQIKELQARIEELEEEVEAERQARAKAEKQRADLARELEELGERLEEAGGATSAQIELNKKREAELSKLRRDLEEANIQHESTLANLRKKHNDAVAEMAEQVDQLNKLKAKAEHDRQTCHNELNQTRTACDQMARDKAAQEKIAKQLQHTLNEVQSKLDETNRTLNDFDASKKKLSIENSDLLRQLEEAESQVSQLSKIKISLTTQLEDTKRLADEESRERATLLGKFRNLEHDLDNLREQVEEEAEGKADLQRQLSKANAEAQVWRSKYESDGVARSEELEEAKRKLQARLAEAEETIESLNQKCIGLEKTKQRLSTEVEDLQLEVDRANAIANAAEKKQKAFDKIIGEWKLKVDDLAAELDASQKECRNYSTELFRLKGAYEEGQEQLEAVRRENKNLADEVKDLLDQIGEGGRNIHEIEKARKRLEAEKDELQAALEEAEAALEQEENKVLRAQLELSQVRQEIDRRIQEKEEEFENTRKNHQRALDSMQASLEAEAKGKAEALRMKKKLEADINELEIALDHANKANAEAQKNIKRYQQQLKDIQTALEEEQRARDDAREQLGISERRANALQNELEESRTLLEQADRGRRQAEQELADAHEQLNEVSAQNASISAAKRKLESELQTLHSDLDELLNEAKNSEEKAKKAMVDAARLADELRAEQDHAQTQEKLRKALEQQIKELQVRLDEAEANALKGGKKAIQKLEQRVRELENELDGEQRRHADAQKNLRKSERRIKELSFQSEEDRKNHERMQDLVDKLQQKIKTYKRQIEEAEEIAALNLAKFRKAQQELEEAEERADLAEQAISKFRAKGRAGSVGRGASPAPRATSVRPQFDGLAFPPRFDLAPENEF from the exons ATGCCGAAGCCAGCCGCTAGCCAGGAGGATGAGGATCCCACCCCATACCTGTTCGTGTCTTTGGAACAAAGACGTATCGATCAATCGAAACCCTATGATTCGAAGAAGAACTGTTGGGTGCCCGACGAGAAGGAGGGTTATCTCCTTGGTGACATCAAGGCTACCAAGGGTGATATCGTCTCCGTCGGTCTGCCTGGTGGAGAG acCAAAGACTTCAAGAAAGATCAGCTCCAGCAGGTGAACCCTCCGAAATACGAAAAAGCTGAGGATATGTCTAACTTGACATACCTTAACGATGCCTCTGTGCTCCATAACTTGAGGCAGAGATACTACAACAAGCTCATCTAT ACCTACTCCGGTCTTTTCTGCGTTGCCATCAATCCTTACAAGCGCTACCCCGTCTATACCAACCGTTGCGCTAAGATGTACCGTGGCAAGCGCCGTAATGAGGTGCCACCCCATATTTTCGCCATCTCTGACGGTGCCTACGTCGACATGTTGACCAACCACGTGAATCAATCCATGTTGATTACCGGTGAGTCTGGTGCTGGTAAGACTGAGAACACGAAGAAGGTCATTGCGTACTTCGCCACTGTCGGCGCTTCGACCAAGAAGGATGAGTCCCAGAAGAACAAGGGCTCCCTTGAGGATCAGGTTGTGCAAACTAACCCTGTGCTTGAGGCCTTCGGTAACGCCAAGACCGTGCGTAACGATAACTCCTCTCGTTTC GGTAAATTCATCCGTATTCACTTCGGCCCCACTGGTAAACTGGCTGGTGCTGATATTGAGACCT ATCTGTTGGAGAAGGCTCGTGTCATCTCTCAGCAATCTCTGGAGCGCTCCTACCACATCTTCTACCAGATCATGTCTGGTGCCGTCGCTGGTGTTAAAG aCTATTGTCTGCTATCGAACAACATTTACGATTATCGCATTGTATCACAAGGCAAAACGACCATACCAAGTGTTAATGATGCCGAAGAATGGGTCGCCGTGGAT CAAGCCTTCGACATCTTGGGCTTCACCAAGCAGGAGAAGGAGGATGTGTACCGCATCACCGCCGCTGTCATGCACATGGGTGGCATGAAGTTCAAGCAACGTGGTCGCGAGGAGCAGGCTGAGCAGGACGGTGAAGAGGAGGGTGGCCGTGTGTCTAAGCTGTTCGGCTGCGACACCGCTGAGCTGTACAAGAACTTGCTCAAGCCCCGCATCAAGGTCGGTAACGAGTTCGTCACCCAGGGCCGTAACGTCCAGCAGGTCACCAACTCCATCGGTGCTCTGTGCAAGGGTGTCTTCGATCGTCTCTTCAAATGGCTGGTCAAGAAGTGTAACGAGACTCTGGATACCAAGCAGAAGCGTCAGCATTTCATTGGTGTGCTGGATATTGCTGGTTTTGAAATCTTCGAC tACAACGGTTTCGAGCAATTGTGCATCAATTTCACTAACgaaaaattgcaacaattcTTCAACCATCACATGTTTGTTTTGGAACAAGAAGAATATCAACGCGAGGGCATCGAATGGACCTTCATTGATTTCGGCATGGATCTGCAATTGTGTATTGATTTGATTGAAAAG CCTATGGGTATCTTGTCCATCCTGGAAGAAGAGTCTATGTTCCCCAAGGCCACCGATCAGACCTTCTCGGAGAAGTTGACCAACACCCATTTGGGCAAGTCAGCTCCATTCCAGAAGCCCAAGCCACCAAAGCCCGGCCAGCAGGCTGCTCACTTTGCCATTGGCCATTATGCTGGTGTTGTCGCCTATAACATCACCGGTTGGTTGGAGAAGAACAAGGATCCTCTGAACGACACTGTTGTCGACCAGTTCAAGAAGTCGCAGAACAAGCTGCTCATCGAAATCTTCGCTGATCATCCTGGTCAGTCCGGTGGCGGTGAACAGGCTAAGGGCGGTCGTGGCAAGAAGGGTGGTGGCTTCGCTACCGTCTCGTCGGCCTACAAGGAGCAGTTGAACAGCTTGATGACCACTCTGCGTTCGACACAGCCTCACTTCGTCCGTTGCATCATTCCCAACGAGATGAAACAACCTGGCGTGGTTGATGCCCACTTGGTCATGCACCAGCTGACTTGTAACGGTGTGCTTGAAGGTATCCGTATTTGCCGTAAAGGTTTCCCCAACAGAATGATCTACCCCGATTTCAAGATGCG TTATATGATTCTGGCACCAGCTGTCATGGCAGCCGAAAAACTGCCAAAGAACGCTGCCACCAAATGTTTGGAAGCCGTTGGACTGGACGCAGACTTGTATCGCATTGGTAACACCAAG GTGTTCTTCCGTGCCGGTGTCCTGGGTCAGATGGAAGAGTTCCGTGATGAGCGTTTGGGCAAGATCATGTCCTGGATGCAAGCCTGGGCTCGTGGTTACCTGGCCCGTAAGGGCTTCAAGAAGCTGCAGGAGCAGCGTGTCGCCCTCAAGGTCGTCCAGCGCAATCTGCGCAAATACCTGCAGCTGCGTACCTGGCCCTGGTACAAACTGTGGCAGAAGATCAAGCCTCTGCTCAACGTCAGCCGTATTGAGGATGAGATTGCC CGTCTGGAAGAGAAGGCCAAGAAGGCTGAGGAACTGCATGCCGCTGAAGTGAAAGTGCGCAAGGAATTGGAGGCTCTGAACGCCAAGCTGTTGGCTGAGAAGACCGCTCTGTTGGACTCTCTGTCCGGCGAGAAGGGTCAGCTGCAGGACTTCCAGGAACGCAACGCTAAGTTGCAGGCCCAGAAGAACGACCTCGAGAACCAGCTGCGC GACATCCAAGAGCGCCTGACTCAGGAGGAAGATGCCCGCAACCAGCTGTtccagcagaagaagaaggccGACCAGGAGATCTCTGGCCTGAAGAAGGACATCGAGGATCTGGAGCTGAACATCCAGAAGGCCGAGCAAGATAAGGCCACCAAGGATCACCAGATCCGCAACTTGAACGACGAGATCGCCCACCAGGATGAGCTCATCAACAAGTTGAACAAGGAGAAGAAGATGCAGGGCGAGAGCAACCAGAAGACTGGTGAGGAACTGCAGGCCGCCGAGGACAAGATCAACCACTTGAACAAGGTTAAGGCTAAGCTCGAGCAGACCCTCGACGAACTCGAGGATTCTCTGGAGCGTGAGAAGAAGGTGCGCGGTGATGTTGAGAAGTCCAAGCGCAAGGTTGAGGGTGACCTCAAGCTGACCCAGGAGGCTGTTGCCGATCTGGAGCGCAACAAGAAGGAGTTGGAGCAGACCATCCAGCGCAAGGACAAGGAACTGTCCTCCATCACCGCCAAGCTCGAAGACGAGCAGGTCGTTGTTGGCAAGCACCAGCGCCAGATCAAGGAACTGCAGGCCCGCATCGAGGAGCTCGAGGAGGAGGTCGAGGCCGAGCGTCAAGCCCGCGCCAAGGCCGAGAAGCAGCGCGCCGATTTGGCTCGTGAGCTCGAGGAATTGGGTGAGCGTCTGGAAGAGGCTGGCGGTGCCACCTCTGCCCAGATTGAGCTCAACAAGAAGCGTGAGGCTGAGCTGAGCAAGCTGCGTCGCGATCTTGAGGAGGCCAACATCCAGCACGAATCTACCCTGGCTAACCTGCGCAAGAAGCACAACGATGCCGTCGCCGAGATGGCTGAGCAGGTTGATCAGCTCAACAAGCTGAAGGCCAA GGCTGAGCACGATCGTCAGACTTGCCACAACGAGTTGAATCAAACTCGTACCGCCTGCGATCAGATGGCACGCGATAAG GCCGCCCAGGAGAAGATCgccaagcagctgcagcacacCCTCAACGAGGTCCAATCGAAATTGGATGAGACCAACAGGACTCTGAACGATTTCGATGCCAGCAAGAAGAAGCTGTCCATTGAGAACTCCGACCTGCTCCGCCAATTGGAGGAAGCCGAGTCCCAGGTGTCTCAGCTGTCCAAGATCAAGATCTCCTTGACCACTCAGCTGGAGGATACCAAGCGTCTGGCCGACGAAGAGTCGCGCGAGCGTGCCACCCTTTTGGGCAAGTTCCGCAACTTGGAGCACGACCTCGACAACTTGCGCGAGCAGGTTGAGGAGGAGGCTGAGGGCAAGGCTGATTTGCAGCGTCAACTCAGCAAGGCCAACGCCGAGGCTCAGGTCTGGCGCAGCAAGTACGAATCCGATGGTGTTGCCCGCTCTGAGGAGTTGGAGGAAGCCAAGAGGAAGCTGCAGGCCCGCCTTGCTGAGGCTGAGGAGACCATTGAGTCGCTCAACCAGAAGTGCATTGGCCTGGAGAAGACCAAGCAGCGTCTGTCCACCGAAGTCGAGGACTTGCAGCTGGAGGTCGACCGTGCCAACGCCATTGCCAACGCCGCCGAGAAGAAGCAGAAGGCATTCGACAAGATCATTGGCGAATGGAAGCTCAAGGTCGACGATTTGGCTGCTGAGCTCGATGCCTCCCAGAAGGAGTGCCGCAACTACTCCACCGAGTTGTTCCGTCTTAAGGGCGCCTACGAGGAAGGCCAGGAGCAGCTGGAGGCTGTCCGTCGTGAGAACAAGAACTTGGCTGATGAAGTCAAGGATCTGCTCGACCAGATCGGTGAGGGTGGCCGCAACATCCATGAGATCGAGAAGGCCCGCAAGCGCCTGGAAGCCGAAAAGGACGAGCTCCAGGCTGCTCTTGAGGAAGCTGAGGCTGCTCTTGAACAGGAGGAGAACAAGGTGCTCCGCGCCCAGCTGGAGCTGTCCCAGGTGCGCCAGGAAATCGACCGCCGCATCCAGGAGAAGGAAGAGGAATTCGAGAACACCCGCAAGAACCACCAGCGCGCTCTCGACTCCATGCAAGCCTCCCTTGAGGCTGAGGCCAAGGGTAAGGCTGAGGCCCTCCGCATGAAGAAGAAGTTGGAAGCCGACATCAACGAATTGGAGATTGCTCTGGATCATGCCAACAAG gCTAACGCCGAGGCCCAGAAGAACATCAAGCGCTACCAACAGCAGCTCAAGGACATCCAGACCGCCCTTGAGGAAGAACAGAGAGCCCGTGACGATGCCCGTGAACAGCTGGGTATCTCTGAGCGTCGTGCCAACGCTCTGCAGAACGAACTCGAGGAGTCCCGCACTCTGCTGGAGCAGGCCGACCGCGGCCGTCGCCAGGCCGAGCAGGAACTGGCCGATGCCCACGAACAGTTGAACGAAGTTTCCGCCCAGAACGCTTCCATCTCCGCTGCCAAGAGGAAGTTGGAGTCTGAGCTCCAGACTCTGCACTCTGACCTGGATGAGCTCCTCAACGAAGCCAAGAACTCCGAGGAGAAGGCCAAGAAGGCTATGGTTGATGCCGCCCGCCTGGCTGATGAGCTCCGCGCTGAGCAGGATCATGCCCAGACCCAGGAGAAATTGAGGAAGGCCCTTGAGCAACAGATCAAGGAACTGCAGGTCCGTCTGGATGAGGCTGAGGCCAACGCTCTTAAGGGTGGCAAGAAGGCTATCCAGAAGTTGGAGCAGCGCGTCCGCGAGCTCGAGAACGAGCTGGATGGTGAGCAGAGGAGACACGCCGATGCCCAGAAGAACTTGCGCAAGTCCGAGCGTCGCATCAAGGAGTTGAGCTTCCAGTCTGAGGAGGACCGCAAGAACCACGAGCGCATGCAGGATCTGGTTGACAAGCTGCAACAGAAGATCAAGACATACAAGAGGCAGATTGAGGAGGCTGAGGAAATCGCTGCCCTCAACTTGGCCAAATTCCGCAAGGCCCAGCAGGAGCTCGAGGAAGCTGAGGAGCGTGCCGATCTGGCTGAACAGGCCATTAGCAAATTCCGCGCCAAGGGACGTGCCGGTTCTGTCGGTCGTGGTGCCAGCCCAGCG CCCCGTGCGACATCCGTTAGGCCACAATTCGACGGATTGGCTTTCCCACCAAGATTCGACCTTGCTCCTGAAAACGAATTCTAA